Sequence from the Armatimonadota bacterium genome:
TGTGCGATCCGGCGCTCACCCTGTCGCTGCCGCCCGCGGTCACCGCCGCCACGGGCATGGACGCGCTCACCCACGCCATCGAGTGCTACGTGAACACCGCCCACAACCCCATCGCCAAGACCCTCGCCCTGGAGGCGGTCCGCCTCGTAGGCCGTGCCCTGCGCCCGGCCTACGCCACAGGGGCGCTGCCGGCGCGCACGGAGATGCTGCTGGCCAGCACCATGGCGGCGATGGCCTTCACCCGCACGCGGCTCGGCAACGTCCACGCCATGTCCCACCCGCTCGGCGCCCACTTCGACATCCCCCATGGGCTGGCCAACGCCGTGCTCCTGCCGCACGTCATGGCCTGGAACCTCATCGCCTGTCTGGAGACCTACCCGCGACTGGCCGAGGCGCTGGGGGAGCCGGTGGGCGGGCTCTCGCCGCGGGAGGCGGCGGAAGCGGCCGTGACGGCGGTGCGGCGCCTCAACCGGGACCTGGGGATCCCCGAGCGCCTGCGCGACCTGGGGGTCACTGCCGACGCCATCCCGGCGATGGCCGACGACGCCATGAAGAGCGGCAACGTGCTGGTGAACCCGCGGCGCACCCGCCGCGAGGACATCGTCCACCTCTTCGAGGTCGCCCTCTGACCCTGCGCTTCCCGGAGACCCTGCCGTTCGACACCGAGGTGGTCCTGCCGCCCATGGTGGCGGTGCGGCAGCGCTTCCCCCGCCCGCGCCTGGAGGACCCGCGGGCGGCGGCCCGGGAGGGGCTGGCCCGCCTGCTGCCGCCGCTGCGCGGCCGGCGGGTGGGAGTCACCGCGGGGAGCCGCGGCATCCGCGACATCGTGCCGGTGCTCCAGGGGGTGCTGGAGGCGCTGCGCGCCGCGGGCGCCGAGGCGGTGGTGGTGGCGGCCATGGGCAGCCACGGCGGCGGCACGGCCGAGGGGAAGCGGCGGGTGCTGGCGCACCTGGGCGTCACCGAGGCGACGGTGGGCGCCCCGGTGCTGAGCGGGGCCGAGGTCGTGGAGATCGGGCGCACCCCCTCCGGCTACACCGTCTACCTGGACGCGCACGCCGCCGCCTGCGACGGGCTCGTCGCGGTCAACCGGGTGAAGCCCCACACCGCCTTCCGCGACCCCATCGGCAGCGGCCTGCTGAAGATGCTGGCGGTGGGGCTCGGCAACGCACCGGGGGCCGCCCAGCTCCACCGGCTGGGCGCCGGCGAGATGCCTCGCGCCATCACGGAGGTGGCGACGGCGCTCGTGGCCACCGGCCGGGTGCTGGCCGGGGTGGCCATCCTGGAGAACGCCTACGACGAGACCGCACGCGTCGAGGTGTTACCGCCCGACGCCATCGCCGCCCGGGAGCCCGAGCTCTTCGCGCAGGCGCGCGCCTGGATGCCGCGCCTGCCGGTGGACACCGTCGACGTGCTGGTGGTCGACGAGATGGGGAAGACCTTCAGCGGGACCGGGATGGACGTGAACGTCATCGGCCGGTGGCGCCACCCGGAGGTCCCCGACCCGGACGCGC
This genomic interval carries:
- a CDS encoding iron-containing alcohol dehydrogenase is translated as MTLPAEPFTFSAPTDVLFGAGVLERLPQVTAPYGRRPLVVSDPGVAAAGILVKVLDALGSAVDHVETFSEVEPNPSIETVERAVDAYRRGDCDLLVGVGGGSAMDVAKMAAVLVVHGGSVRDYEGIGKIPGPAAPVVAVPTTAGTGSEVTVFTVITDRERRFKMTVGSPHVLPRAAVCDPALTLSLPPAVTAATGMDALTHAIECYVNTAHNPIAKTLALEAVRLVGRALRPAYATGALPARTEMLLASTMAAMAFTRTRLGNVHAMSHPLGAHFDIPHGLANAVLLPHVMAWNLIACLETYPRLAEALGEPVGGLSPREAAEAAVTAVRRLNRDLGIPERLRDLGVTADAIPAMADDAMKSGNVLVNPRRTRREDIVHLFEVAL
- a CDS encoding lactate racemase domain-containing protein; translated protein: MVAVRQRFPRPRLEDPRAAAREGLARLLPPLRGRRVGVTAGSRGIRDIVPVLQGVLEALRAAGAEAVVVAAMGSHGGGTAEGKRRVLAHLGVTEATVGAPVLSGAEVVEIGRTPSGYTVYLDAHAAACDGLVAVNRVKPHTAFRDPIGSGLLKMLAVGLGNAPGAAQLHRLGAGEMPRAITEVATALVATGRVLAGVAILENAYDETARVEVLPPDAIAAREPELFAQARAWMPRLPVDTVDVLVVDEMGKTFSGTGMDVNVIGRWRHPEVPDPDAPRVRRIVALRLTDASEGNAQGVGLADVVTRRLAEAIDFGATYLNAIVSTYLERAFLPLVAPSDRAAVAVAVRTLGLYDPAAVRIVRIPNTLHLERLWVSPAVAAELQGVAGVTLGRTAPWRFTPTGDLEEWGPAAWDVDEDAAGAAPDAPGRSRDPRP